Within Microbacterium proteolyticum, the genomic segment GGATCCAGTCTTCCCTCTGCTTCTCTCGCAGAACGACTTCGTCGGTCGTTCGCCCCGACCGGAGGGCGTCGTCGAGGTACTTGCCCGTCCCGTCGAACTCTCCCCATGCCTGCACGTCGTCGAGCCCGAAGTCGACGTAGTAGTTCGTTCCGGACGGCCCCGCGACGGGGACTTGAAGGCGGGGCGGCTCGAATCCCAGCTGCGCGAGCCGGATCCGGCTGATGCTTTCGCCCGGCAACTGCGCCTTCCCATCGGCGAAGGCCAGAGCCCGGTACGCCCGAGAGCGACCATGTGCCGAACGAAGAGCGATCGTCAGCGCGCGGGCGCGCATCTCCTCAGCCCTCTCGGCGTCGTATGGCGCGACACGTGTATGCGCCACACCTCGCAGCGCAGCGTCCAGAACGCAGACGGCGGTATCGAAGGCGCAGGTGCGTGCGACGTCCGCCATCGTCCGCGGGATGCTCGTGCACCGCAGGCCGTGTCGCTCCACGATGTCGTCTGCGGGGACTTCGCCGCGATGCCGGACCGCGGATGCCACGGCTCCGCGCCGTCGCTCGTCAAGGATGACGTGTACCCGCTCCGAATCCGCGGCGATGGTCGGCCAGCCGTGCAGTGCCGCGGCCGTCAGGTGGGAGAACAAGGGAGGTTCCGCGCTGACGAGCGCGAGCGCTCGCGCCCGGACGACAATCCACCCCTCCAGGGAGAGGCCGGTGGTGTCGGCGGTCTCGGCATATACCCCGGGACGGATCCGCCGGAAAAGTCCCGAGCGCAGGAGCGCGTCCAGCCGATGTCGATCGACCCCGTCGGCGGCGAGGTCGCC encodes:
- a CDS encoding type IV toxin-antitoxin system AbiEi family antitoxin domain-containing protein, with the protein product MDASLSIPLRRRGDLAADGVDRHRLDALLRSGLFRRIRPGVYAETADTTGLSLEGWIVVRARALALVSAEPPLFSHLTAAALHGWPTIAADSERVHVILDERRRGAVASAVRHRGEVPADDIVERHGLRCTSIPRTMADVARTCAFDTAVCVLDAALRGVAHTRVAPYDAERAEEMRARALTIALRSAHGRSRAYRALAFADGKAQLPGESISRIRLAQLGFEPPRLQVPVAGPSGTNYYVDFGLDDVQAWGEFDGTGKYLDDALRSGRTTDEVVLREKQREDWIRGVTRRPVVRWGWSHLRTADTLGRRLAAFHLTPRTS